Genomic segment of Strix uralensis isolate ZFMK-TIS-50842 chromosome 14, bStrUra1, whole genome shotgun sequence:
aacccgactcttaaacacctccagggatggggactccaccactgccctgggcagcccattccattAGAAACGGTTCTGTTGAATTGCACGATCCTATAAGAggatagaagaaataaaaaacacaaattCACGTGAGTTTGTGTTCTTATAGTGATTTGGATGGAGTTTAGTGCATAGCTTCGATCGCTGCGGAAAGCCAAAAAAACAGATTTACATTGGTAACAAACAGGTTTTTGTGGCGTAACGTGTATACATTGCACCAGAGCTGTACATTACCCTTGGCAGAAACACTGGCATTTTCATGGCAAGtctattaaaaatgtcattattccTTTGAGAAACATAAGCCCTTTCAATGAAGTGAGATAGTGAAATACTGACAGatatttttactgtattaaatgcttcattaaaaaaaataagggttGTGTaacaaaaaatacttctttgatAGTTTCTGTGCAAGTCTATATTTGTAGGGCTGGGTCACCCATtcattttcagtagaaaacaaGAAGGTAAGTTGGCAGTAATAGTTCAGAATTCAATATGAACTGGACACTGAACAGGTTTTGCTGTTTTGTAATATTGTATGTGTCTTTTGCAGGGTAAACTTTTTGACTCCACAATAACTGATGAAGGAACATGGACGTTAGGTAATAACCTGCATCTGAAATGACATCATGAGGATAGtagaatttttcaaaatatgctgCAGAAGAGTTTACCCCCTTGTTTTAATGGGAAAGATTACTTTCTTCCCTGTACGTAGTTTTGTAAAAAAGACAATCATTATTGCCAGACTAAGGAACCAAGGTAGTACAAAACCCCTAGAGATTAAGGTTAATGGAAAAATGCTGTATCTTGAAAGGTGGCGGTCAGTGGATTACCAACACTCCCATACAGTGAGAAGTTCCTTGCAAACCCTCACTAAAGCTGGATAATTAAAGTCCAGTTTTGTGGTCCGTGCCTCTCTGTAATTGttacttttcttgttttttctctgcttagGCATTATATTTTTGGGATAGGTGACATTATGTGCATTATATTTTTAGGATGGGTGACAAAACCTAGAGTCCAAGAGAAtcaaaaagcaatttaaaaaatcacactAAGGTACCTACAGATAATGAGCAAAACAAGCTTCACTGATCGTTACATCATAATGTTGTAAAGTGTTCAGAATATTTTGGGGTTTGACAATCATATTTATGGACTGTGCCCCTCACTTAGTGTTTTTATGTGATGGATTTTGTTTTCCATACAATCTTTATTCTAAATATTGATTAATGATTTAGTAACTTAAACATGAAAACTAGAAGTGTAAACATTGTGAAGTGAAGCCTACTCTTTTCCAGTATgtgaataatttcaaaatacacttTATCATTCTATATTTATTCAGTTAAGTAGAACTAAACATCCTTTAGTTATATGTTAACTTTGAAATGTACTTCTAGTATATTTTCTATAGGCTGTCTGTGTTTAAGTAAATTGATTATACCTCTAGTGTCACTAAAACTTAGTTCTGGCTTTTAGTGGTAATAATTGTCTGTAAAGCTTAACCTCAAATCTTTCATTATTGCCTTAACTGAGCTGTATATATTAATAgattaaatcttttctctcttgtgaaCCTCTCTAAAAGGTTAGTTTATGTTTGCAACAGAAGTACTTATGAactgtgtttctgtgttttagtCCCTTAAAACAGCTTCAGCATTTTACAGGCCAGAAAGGGGCGAGATGGCTGTATAGGCTATCTTTGCTTCAGCCTTTCTGTTTCTTgttaatgtttatttatttatcaatAACACTGTTGGCATTGGCATTAAGAGTTTAAATTacttcaccaaaaaaaatcctGTGCTTGTTAATGGTGAATCcaccaaaacaacagaaaagaccAGCATGTAGGACTGAGTTTAATGGTtgttttttgtgtctgttttctttcaacagaagACAGGAAGCTGATACGAATTGTTCTAATGAAGACAAATCGAGATGCTGGAAATTGTTGGACGTCTCTGTTAGAAAATGAATATGCTGCTGATCCTTGGGTACAGGACCAGATGCAGAGGAAACTTACACTGGAGCGATTCCAAAGAGAGGCAAGTTAAAGGACCATAATTACTCCTTATATTTTGTGTTTGCACTCAGAGGTTATGGCCATGAAAGCTGAGCAAAGTTGTTCTGCTGTCCAGTGCCATGGAAACATATACTGTTGTTCAATAGATGTAGAATGCTCACGAGGCTTTATCAGCGTACTTTCAAGAGGTTATTCTGTCTGTAGTCTGTCTGAAGGTTTTGTGAAAAGTTAAGATGAGTTTGGGAGGGTATTGCTGTTTTAGGGTTTGTGGCATAATACTAACAACTTTTCTCTTAGGTTAGGCTACACACAATTTCTGGTTTTATCCAGAATTATGATATAGCCATATTTACAACAAACTTCTAACATCAAGCTCTATTCAGTATAACATCAAATGATGTAGAATAGttagctggaaaatattttccttgcccTTTTACCAAAACTGCTTGAATTATTTTGGGACACCTTTAGCATGCAATTATTCCTGTGTATGTCTGCAAAGTTGTAGAATTACAACTTATGACTTAACAGCTGAATCAGCACACGGCATACTGCAACAAAGAACATAATTCTTATGAAACTTGTTATCCAGCATGGCAGGTACTTAGATTTTCAAATAGTAATTtcaagtgacaccagaagccagaaatttttcttaaattttctttaacatttctttaCTGGGAGATCTAACTGTTTGCAAAATTGTGAACAAAGTCACTTCAGCAGTAGTCAATCAAACTATGACAATTCAATATTTATTTGTTGATGCATTTTCCAAGAATTTCAGCGCCATGGCAAATGGATGACAAATGGGTAGTCACATGTTCTTGTTACAGTGGCAGAATATTAACAGAAacagtttggggctttttggttttttgttagtggggtttttaaaaaacatttttattacaaataatcTATTAAACCTTTTTCTTACCCCCATCAGAACCCTGGATTTGACTTCAGTGGGGCAGAAATTTCTGGAAATTACAGCAAAGGAGGACCAGACTTTTCTAGTCTTGAAaagtaaactgtttttatctctgtTCCTTGAAAGGAATTGCACATTACACTTAAGGACTGGAATCATGTGACTGGTGAATACTTCAGTCTTCTCTTCAATGGATTGTTGTCAAGTAAATTACTTCAGTGAAGAGAAAGACGATCTCTTCCAGTAGAATGAAGACAAAGTGttaacagctgatttataagcTGCAATAACTTTCTGATACTACGGGGCAAATCACAGAGAACAGTGTAAACCAAAAAGTAACATCTTTAAGCAGAAtgttggttttggtgggtttttttataaacatCATAGTAAACTAGTCAGTTAGAAATATACAATTTGTCTTTATGCAAGAATATCTTATTCACCAGCAAAGAATAGGTGTTATAAGCAagctatttaatattttctcttaacTTGCAGCAGGAAGGATATTAGGATGAGTACAGTTACACTTTCCCTCTGTAGCACCCCTCTGAGAATTCGTAAATGTCATTCTAAAATGATTTAAATAAAGAAACTACTGCATCTTGCCTCAAATAAGGTTTACAGTCCACTGTGCTGTCAAGTATAGCACTAATGATTAATAATTGTTACCAGGTAAGCGATCCTACAAAACTGAAAGGTCAGGTGAAAGTCTggttataaataattttatgtgttAATGTAATATAGCCTTTCCATATAAGTATCTAAGATTCTGAAAGTGAATGTAATGACTTCGGAAAGGCATAGGAAGTCCCTAGGTCGGAAATGGTATCTTGCATCTATTCATTACCAACATATAGCACAAATTGTTGACATTGTATGTAAGAAGCTGTAGATTTTGCAGAGTTTTAAATTTAATAGCTGCATTTTAAATTTAGCTATTGCGCGATATAACACTTTGCATGTGCCAATTACGTATCAGGAATTTTCTACTCGTTAAGGATGCAGCTGAGCAAGTGTCTAACCACAGTATTACACAGGATGAAGGCTCTGTCAGACtaacagaggaagaaaacctGACTGCCAAATCCTACTGTAT
This window contains:
- the NUDCD2 gene encoding nudC domain-containing protein 2; the encoded protein is MSAPFEERSGVVPCGTPWGRWYQTLEEVFIEVQVPPGTRAKDVRCGLQSRHIALSVRGREVLQGKLFDSTITDEGTWTLEDRKLIRIVLMKTNRDAGNCWTSLLENEYAADPWVQDQMQRKLTLERFQRENPGFDFSGAEISGNYSKGGPDFSSLEK